A single genomic interval of Aegicerativicinus sediminis harbors:
- a CDS encoding lysoplasmalogenase: MKKRLKIFLCFFIILVISELFILKTPDLSEYRIVSKPVILLSLLLFYAFNSRHLKWEARIFTILALGLSLFGDVFLLFEEENSGFFIAGLISFLLAHICYIIVFSKDRHPKKFKYLFFLAIGAYSFMFFRLIYPGLQTMLIPVLIYVMVILGMLSTAFLRRVDPQMSYFLILGGALLFLISDSLLAYNKFYGNFNNANLWIMFTYAMAQVSIVIGLIYSRRISFIREIQEE; encoded by the coding sequence TTGAAAAAACGGCTTAAAATATTCCTTTGCTTTTTCATTATTCTGGTAATCAGTGAACTGTTTATTTTAAAGACACCAGATTTATCAGAATATAGAATTGTAAGCAAACCGGTAATTTTACTTTCTCTGTTACTTTTTTACGCGTTTAATTCTAGGCACCTAAAATGGGAGGCTAGGATTTTTACCATTCTTGCACTCGGACTATCACTTTTTGGTGATGTTTTTTTATTATTTGAGGAGGAAAATTCCGGATTCTTCATCGCTGGTTTAATATCATTTCTGCTAGCCCATATTTGTTATATTATCGTATTTTCAAAAGATCGACATCCGAAAAAATTTAAGTATTTATTTTTCTTGGCAATCGGAGCCTATTCATTTATGTTTTTTCGTCTTATTTATCCTGGATTACAAACGATGTTAATACCAGTTTTGATTTATGTAATGGTAATATTAGGGATGTTGAGTACAGCTTTTTTAAGAAGGGTTGATCCTCAAATGAGTTATTTTTTAATTCTCGGAGGAGCCCTATTATTTTTAATTTCAGATAGTCTCCTAGCCTATAATAAATTCTATGGAAATTTCAACAACGCCAATTTATGGATAATGTTTACCTACGCCATGGCACAAGTTAGTATTGTTATAGGCTTAATATATTCTAGGCGTATTTCGTTTATAAGGGAAATTCAAGAGGAATAA
- a CDS encoding RNA polymerase sigma factor translates to MDKALENNFVDHLEKHQNIVHKICRMYTHDQESHNDLFQEITIQLWKAYPKFRGDAKFTTWMYRVGLNTAITLYRKSKKRVQTQEIEGVQYKLRAREYDDTEEQQLKLMYTAVKQLNDIEKALVFLYLEDKNYSEISETLGITEVNARVKMNRVKTKLKTILNP, encoded by the coding sequence TTGGATAAAGCACTCGAAAATAATTTTGTGGATCATTTGGAGAAACACCAAAATATAGTTCACAAGATTTGTAGGATGTATACCCACGATCAGGAGTCTCATAACGACTTATTTCAAGAGATTACCATACAATTGTGGAAAGCCTATCCAAAATTTAGAGGGGATGCCAAATTTACTACTTGGATGTACAGGGTGGGATTGAATACGGCCATTACTTTATATAGAAAATCAAAAAAGCGCGTTCAAACCCAAGAAATAGAAGGAGTTCAATATAAACTGAGGGCAAGGGAATATGATGATACTGAAGAGCAACAGTTAAAGTTAATGTATACTGCTGTAAAGCAACTTAATGATATTGAAAAAGCCTTAGTATTTCTCTATTTAGAAGATAAAAATTATAGCGAAATAAGCGAAACCCTAGGAATAACAGAAGTGAATGCCCGAGTTAAAATGAACCGGGTAAAAACCAAGTTGAAAACAATATTAAATCCGTAA
- a CDS encoding lysophospholipid acyltransferase family protein produces the protein MGLFKRNPFGHILFLKKWLIRIMGALTHRRFRGFNELQIEGSEIIKDLPETNVLFISNHQTYFADVVAMFHVFNASLKGRVDSIKNVGYLWQPKLNVYYVAAKETMKSGFLPKVLAYAGSISIERTWRAAGKDVNRQVKMSDISNIKKALDDGWVITFPQGTTTPFKPIRKGTAHIIKQYRPIVVPIVIDGFRRSFDKKGIRIKKKNILQTMEIKKPLEIDYDNEPIASIVEKIEYSIEQHPSFLKVIPMEELQAQEELNQLRRWSAED, from the coding sequence ATGGGGCTATTTAAAAGAAATCCTTTTGGCCATATTTTGTTTCTAAAAAAATGGCTAATCCGTATTATGGGTGCACTAACCCATAGACGATTTAGGGGTTTTAATGAATTGCAAATTGAAGGTTCCGAAATTATAAAGGACTTACCAGAAACCAATGTTTTATTTATTTCTAATCACCAAACTTATTTTGCAGATGTGGTAGCGATGTTCCATGTCTTTAATGCTAGTTTGAAGGGCAGGGTGGATTCTATAAAAAATGTGGGTTATTTGTGGCAACCAAAACTGAATGTATACTATGTAGCTGCTAAGGAAACAATGAAATCTGGGTTTTTGCCTAAGGTTTTGGCCTATGCAGGATCTATAAGTATAGAGAGAACATGGAGAGCCGCTGGTAAGGATGTAAATCGACAGGTTAAAATGAGCGATATATCGAACATTAAAAAAGCCTTAGACGATGGTTGGGTTATTACCTTTCCTCAAGGTACAACAACACCCTTTAAGCCAATAAGAAAAGGTACAGCCCATATAATCAAGCAATATCGGCCTATAGTGGTTCCAATAGTAATTGATGGTTTCAGAAGATCTTTTGATAAGAAAGGTATTCGAATAAAAAAGAAAAATATACTCCAAACTATGGAGATAAAAAAGCCATTAGAAATAGATTATGATAATGAACCGATAGCCTCGATAGTAGAAAAAATAGAATATTCAATAGAACAACATCCGTCATTCCTAAAGGTTATACCTATGGAAGAATTACAGGCACAAGAAGAACTAAACCAATTGCGTCGCTGGAGTGCGGAGGATTAA
- a CDS encoding NUDIX hydrolase produces the protein MYFKDFQLQIPKLKNLELPGEDAQFKMAPPYRKDLIESYRNQIDRARLAAVLALIFPDEYGNSKLALILRKTYKGIHSNQIGFPGGKVEKDDNSLEDAALRETEEEIGVQRNCISLVRSMSEIYIPPSNYRVFPFLGIVDNCPLFVKQESEVEDMVPINLSELLDDANQLEALVMTSLDRKVKVPAYDFQGHIVWGATAMMLSELKELLKLVK, from the coding sequence ATGTATTTTAAAGATTTTCAATTACAGATTCCAAAGTTAAAAAATCTAGAACTCCCAGGGGAGGATGCTCAGTTTAAAATGGCACCTCCTTATAGAAAGGACCTGATCGAAAGTTATAGGAATCAAATTGATCGGGCTAGGTTAGCGGCTGTATTAGCTTTAATTTTCCCTGATGAATATGGTAATTCGAAACTCGCTCTGATTCTCAGGAAAACTTATAAAGGTATACATTCTAACCAAATTGGTTTTCCCGGTGGAAAGGTTGAAAAAGATGACAATTCCTTAGAGGATGCCGCCTTACGTGAAACCGAAGAAGAAATCGGAGTGCAGCGCAATTGCATATCACTCGTAAGGTCTATGAGTGAAATTTATATTCCTCCATCAAACTATAGAGTATTTCCTTTTTTGGGTATTGTAGACAATTGTCCCTTATTTGTTAAGCAAGAGTCTGAAGTGGAAGATATGGTGCCAATTAATCTGTCCGAATTATTGGATGATGCCAACCAATTGGAGGCTTTAGTGATGACTTCTTTAGATAGAAAGGTTAAAGTTCCGGCTTATGATTTTCAGGGACATATCGTTTGGGGAGCCACTGCCATGATGTTAAGTGAGCTAAAAGAACTCCTGAAACTCGTGAAATAG
- a CDS encoding peptidylprolyl isomerase, protein MMFKKIGLLCLLAILLNCEDKKSQQTNTKENNSKVDSTLSLKDSIDTKTTKIKDTIQKPEYPFLTDENAMEFFLQYDKENKENKVRITTDFGDIEIELFDETKFHRSNFIYLTKRHYFDETQFYRVVNNFIIQGGNTDDAEVKHKRSEIGHYLLPKDTRHGFKHYRGVVSMPSSEIENPHKLASPYEFFIVQNPNGAHHLDGDYTAFGKVTKGMDVVDEIAKQKTDRREWPLHNIYIRKAEIID, encoded by the coding sequence ATGATGTTTAAAAAAATTGGACTATTGTGCCTTTTGGCAATCTTGCTTAATTGTGAAGATAAAAAATCTCAACAAACTAATACAAAAGAAAATAATTCAAAGGTAGATTCCACCTTATCACTTAAAGATTCTATTGATACTAAAACGACCAAGATAAAAGATACCATTCAAAAACCGGAGTATCCCTTCCTAACAGATGAAAATGCCATGGAGTTCTTCCTTCAATACGACAAGGAAAACAAAGAGAATAAAGTTCGGATAACCACTGATTTCGGTGATATAGAAATTGAACTATTTGATGAAACTAAATTTCACAGATCCAATTTTATTTACCTCACCAAAAGACACTATTTTGATGAAACCCAGTTTTATCGTGTTGTAAACAACTTTATCATCCAAGGCGGAAACACCGATGATGCGGAGGTAAAACATAAACGCTCAGAAATTGGCCATTATTTACTGCCAAAAGATACCCGCCATGGATTTAAACATTACAGAGGCGTAGTGTCTATGCCGAGTAGTGAAATAGAGAATCCCCACAAGTTAGCGTCTCCTTATGAGTTCTTTATCGTTCAAAATCCTAATGGAGCTCATCACCTAGATGGAGACTATACCGCTTTTGGAAAGGTTACAAAAGGAATGGATGTGGTTGATGAAATAGCGAAACAAAAAACAGACAGGCGTGAGTGGCCTTTGCATAACATATACATCCGAAAGGCCGAAATTATAGATTGA
- a CDS encoding M3 family metallopeptidase — MYNKLIAVTGLTAILLVTSCKYETENSEMKDETQSTENVLLEKWTGPYSGVPAFDKMEVSDVKPAMRKAMELSLTEIDSIANNPEPPNFENTIEAMERSGKALDRVFVYYGIFSSNMSSPEFREVQTELAPEISEYSSKISQNEKLFQRIKTVYENAKTNPLDPDQQRVLELVYKDFEMNGADLDATKKARYAEINKELSSLYTKFSNNVLHDEENYVTFLNKDQLSGLPDDYIKSAAQIAKDKGHEGEYAVTNTRSSMDPFLTYSDERDLRKKVWTNYYARGDNGDDYDNNELIAQILKLRRERVQLMGYDNYADWRLQDRMAKTPENAMDLMMKVWPAAIARVDEEVADMQEIAKEEGANITIEPWDYRYYAEKVRKKKYDLNSDEVKQYLQLDKLRDAIFYVADRLFNYQFTPVEEGKVPVFHPDVNVWEVTDKDSGEFIGLWYLDPFARTGKRSGAWATMYRSHNMLDGKQTVLASNNSNFVKAAPGEPVLISWDDAETFFHEFGHALHFFSSNVKYPTLNSGVRDYTEFQSQLLERWLSTDEVINQFLVHYQTGEPMPKELVEKIKKSSTFNQGFATTEYLASALIDMKLHLADPDNIDIDKFERETLQELNMPKELPMRHRTPQFGHVFSGEGYATAYYGYLWADVLTSDAAEAFQEAKGGFYDSEVAKKLVEYLFAPRNSMDPAEAYRLFRGREAEIDALMRDRGFPVPKN, encoded by the coding sequence ATGTATAATAAATTAATAGCAGTTACTGGCTTAACGGCCATCCTATTGGTAACATCATGCAAGTATGAAACCGAAAATTCTGAAATGAAAGATGAAACCCAATCAACAGAAAATGTTTTGTTAGAGAAATGGACAGGTCCATATAGCGGCGTTCCTGCCTTCGACAAAATGGAAGTGAGCGATGTAAAACCTGCAATGCGAAAGGCAATGGAATTAAGTTTGACGGAAATAGATTCCATAGCCAATAACCCAGAACCACCAAACTTCGAAAATACCATTGAAGCTATGGAGCGTTCAGGCAAAGCGTTAGATCGCGTTTTTGTGTATTATGGTATTTTCAGCAGCAACATGTCGAGCCCTGAGTTTAGGGAAGTTCAAACAGAATTGGCACCGGAGATTTCTGAATATAGTTCAAAAATTTCTCAAAATGAAAAGCTGTTTCAACGTATAAAAACGGTTTACGAAAATGCAAAAACTAATCCTTTAGACCCTGATCAACAACGTGTATTAGAGTTAGTTTATAAGGATTTTGAAATGAATGGAGCGGATTTAGACGCTACCAAGAAAGCTCGATATGCAGAAATTAATAAAGAACTTTCGTCATTGTACACCAAATTTTCAAACAATGTTTTACATGATGAGGAAAATTATGTGACCTTTTTAAATAAAGATCAACTTAGCGGACTACCAGATGATTATATCAAATCGGCCGCACAAATTGCAAAAGACAAAGGTCATGAAGGCGAATATGCTGTAACTAACACCCGTTCATCAATGGATCCCTTTTTAACTTATTCAGATGAACGCGACTTAAGAAAAAAGGTATGGACCAATTATTATGCACGAGGCGACAACGGGGATGACTATGATAATAACGAATTAATTGCGCAAATATTAAAATTGCGTAGAGAACGTGTTCAATTAATGGGTTATGATAATTACGCGGATTGGCGATTACAAGATCGTATGGCAAAAACTCCAGAAAATGCAATGGATCTTATGATGAAAGTTTGGCCAGCTGCAATTGCAAGGGTTGATGAAGAAGTTGCTGATATGCAAGAAATTGCCAAAGAGGAAGGCGCTAACATTACTATAGAACCCTGGGATTATAGATATTATGCAGAAAAGGTTAGAAAGAAAAAGTATGATCTTAATTCTGACGAGGTTAAACAATACTTACAATTAGATAAATTAAGGGATGCCATTTTTTATGTGGCAGACCGATTATTTAATTATCAATTTACCCCTGTTGAAGAAGGGAAAGTACCTGTCTTTCATCCGGATGTAAATGTTTGGGAAGTAACAGATAAAGATAGTGGTGAATTTATCGGGCTTTGGTATTTAGATCCCTTCGCAAGAACTGGAAAACGTTCTGGTGCTTGGGCAACTATGTACAGAAGTCACAACATGTTAGACGGTAAGCAAACTGTCCTTGCTTCCAACAACTCAAATTTTGTAAAAGCAGCTCCTGGGGAACCGGTATTGATTTCCTGGGACGACGCAGAAACTTTTTTCCATGAATTTGGCCACGCTTTGCATTTCTTTTCTTCAAATGTTAAATATCCAACATTGAATAGCGGTGTTCGTGATTACACTGAATTTCAATCGCAACTATTGGAGCGTTGGTTATCTACAGATGAAGTAATAAATCAATTCTTAGTCCATTACCAGACTGGTGAACCAATGCCTAAAGAATTGGTTGAGAAAATCAAAAAGTCTTCAACCTTTAATCAAGGTTTTGCAACCACCGAATATTTGGCTTCAGCCTTAATTGATATGAAGTTGCATTTGGCAGACCCAGATAATATCGATATCGATAAGTTTGAACGTGAAACATTACAGGAATTAAATATGCCTAAAGAATTACCTATGAGGCATAGAACTCCACAATTTGGACATGTTTTTTCAGGAGAAGGATATGCAACAGCGTACTATGGTTATCTTTGGGCAGATGTCTTAACATCTGATGCTGCTGAGGCTTTCCAAGAAGCCAAAGGTGGATTTTATGATTCAGAGGTTGCTAAAAAGCTGGTGGAATATCTATTTGCTCCTCGAAATTCTATGGATCCTGCAGAAGCTTATCGACTATTTAGAGGAAGAGAAGCTGAAATTGATGCATTAATGCGCGACAGAGGTTTTCCAGTTCCTAAGAACTAA
- a CDS encoding alpha/beta fold hydrolase, translating to MIKLSKIKINDLQFDVRSAGDPENELVFFLHGFPETSAMWTELMKKISGHGFYCVAPNLRGYSKGACPRGKKNYTIDKLQKDVFGISDLFGNEKFHLVAHDWGAIIAWHMAFDRPDRILTYTALSVPHPTAFKRAYKEHEEQRKKSSYIKLFMIPFLSEFKLRKNNLALLRKLWKHTNQEVLEDYVSVFSNKKSLTAALNYYRANMGGKKGKPIGKINVPTLLIWGNSDLAVSRFAVENNQTFMGSDYKFVEVEGGHWLVQTNFEETYKNLISHLSNPNSK from the coding sequence ATGATAAAATTGTCCAAAATCAAAATAAATGATTTACAATTTGATGTTCGTTCAGCAGGAGATCCTGAAAATGAATTGGTTTTTTTTCTTCATGGTTTTCCCGAAACATCTGCAATGTGGACAGAATTAATGAAAAAAATATCAGGACATGGTTTTTATTGTGTAGCTCCGAACCTACGTGGATATAGCAAAGGAGCCTGTCCAAGAGGCAAAAAGAATTACACCATTGACAAATTACAAAAAGACGTTTTCGGTATTTCCGATTTGTTCGGAAACGAAAAATTTCATTTGGTCGCACACGATTGGGGGGCAATTATAGCTTGGCACATGGCATTTGATAGACCTGATCGAATTTTAACTTATACGGCACTTTCCGTTCCCCACCCCACCGCATTTAAAAGAGCATATAAAGAACACGAGGAGCAACGCAAAAAAAGTAGTTATATCAAACTTTTTATGATTCCCTTTTTATCCGAATTTAAATTAAGGAAAAACAACCTAGCACTGCTTAGAAAACTTTGGAAACATACTAATCAAGAAGTTCTTGAAGACTATGTGTCCGTTTTCAGTAATAAAAAATCTCTAACGGCTGCCTTAAATTACTATCGAGCAAATATGGGTGGAAAAAAAGGGAAACCCATTGGAAAAATTAATGTTCCTACGCTATTAATTTGGGGCAATTCAGATTTGGCAGTTTCAAGGTTTGCTGTGGAAAACAACCAAACTTTTATGGGAAGTGACTACAAATTTGTAGAAGTAGAAGGTGGTCATTGGTTAGTACAAACTAATTTTGAAGAGACTTACAAAAATTTAATCTCACACCTATCTAATCCTAACAGTAAATAG
- the nhaA gene encoding Na+/H+ antiporter NhaA → MIATKLFKEFFESEKAGGLMLIFCTLISLLIANSTIGTSYLNFWDIQFSGHSIVEWINDGLMAIFFLLIGLELEREIYKGELSNVKDALLPTFAAIGGIAIPAGIYLLFNFGTTTQNGAGIPMATDIAFALGVLSLLGNRVTVSLKVFLTALAVIDDLGAILIIAFFYTKTLIWTNLLISLGIFALLLVFNRLKVRNLIPYLIGGVLMWYFMLNSGVHATITGVLLAFALPFGNGDEKSTSYILQHFLHMPVAFFILPIFALANTAIILSGSVGEIFTEPYGLGIALGLILGKPIGVFLFAFLAISLKLCKLPEDMNWKSIIGVGFLGGIGFTMSIFITLLAFEDDALINNTKLVILISSLLAGLIGFLVLKLTFKNGEVSN, encoded by the coding sequence ATGATTGCAACCAAACTATTTAAAGAATTTTTCGAAAGCGAGAAAGCTGGAGGATTAATGTTGATCTTCTGCACTTTAATTTCACTTTTAATAGCAAATTCAACTATAGGAACCTCCTATTTAAATTTTTGGGATATTCAATTTTCAGGTCACAGCATTGTAGAATGGATTAACGATGGTCTTATGGCAATTTTCTTCCTACTCATTGGTCTTGAACTTGAGCGTGAAATTTATAAAGGTGAGCTATCCAATGTTAAGGATGCCTTACTCCCTACCTTTGCAGCAATTGGCGGAATTGCAATTCCGGCGGGAATTTATTTGTTATTCAATTTTGGAACGACAACCCAAAATGGCGCAGGAATTCCAATGGCAACCGACATAGCTTTTGCTTTAGGGGTACTATCCTTATTGGGAAATCGGGTAACTGTATCATTGAAAGTATTTTTAACGGCTTTGGCGGTTATTGATGATTTAGGAGCGATATTAATTATTGCATTCTTCTATACCAAAACACTAATCTGGACTAATCTCCTTATTTCTCTCGGTATTTTTGCTTTGCTTTTAGTCTTTAATCGACTTAAGGTAAGAAACCTAATTCCGTATTTAATTGGCGGTGTCTTAATGTGGTATTTTATGCTAAATTCAGGGGTCCATGCAACCATTACCGGTGTACTCCTTGCCTTTGCGTTACCCTTCGGAAATGGTGATGAAAAATCTACATCTTACATTTTACAACATTTTCTACATATGCCTGTTGCCTTTTTTATATTGCCAATTTTCGCACTTGCCAATACGGCCATCATTTTAAGCGGAAGTGTAGGAGAAATATTTACAGAGCCATATGGTCTTGGCATTGCCCTTGGCCTTATTTTAGGGAAACCTATTGGTGTTTTCCTTTTTGCATTTTTGGCCATAAGCCTGAAACTTTGCAAACTCCCAGAGGATATGAATTGGAAATCCATTATAGGGGTTGGATTTCTTGGCGGTATCGGTTTTACCATGTCAATTTTCATAACCTTATTGGCATTTGAAGATGATGCCCTTATAAACAATACAAAACTTGTAATACTTATTTCTTCCCTATTGGCTGGGTTAATAGGGTTTTTAGTTCTCAAATTGACCTTTAAGAACGGTGAAGTATCAAATTAA
- a CDS encoding oxygenase MpaB family protein, whose protein sequence is MQPFVEYDSIVRKIWGKGDTVLFVFAGAAAEFALNKAVDWLYFTGRLPSDPLGRLFSTVTYAKHIVFAPKEEAVKAIQNLRKIHESVEESRGASIPDWAYRDVLFMLIYYSIASYELLEKPLSYKEKEEVYDVFYMVGIGMSLKELPKTYKEWLIARQQHLDEDLTNSDYTLDLFKQYKKHLGNFRYSILIEGQKLLVPDRVKEYLDFKPNSLLKPIVPMYKLSRTISFDKIIKSLILPSKYKKQIKDLDVPTNYLNI, encoded by the coding sequence ATGCAACCATTTGTAGAATATGATTCAATAGTTAGGAAAATCTGGGGGAAAGGCGATACTGTATTGTTTGTATTTGCTGGGGCCGCTGCGGAATTTGCATTGAATAAAGCAGTGGATTGGCTTTATTTTACAGGAAGATTACCTTCAGATCCTTTGGGTAGATTATTTTCAACAGTTACTTATGCTAAGCATATTGTATTTGCGCCCAAAGAGGAGGCCGTTAAGGCCATTCAGAATCTAAGAAAAATTCATGAATCGGTTGAGGAAAGTAGAGGTGCGTCCATCCCGGATTGGGCGTATAGGGATGTTCTTTTTATGTTGATTTATTATTCAATAGCATCTTATGAATTATTAGAGAAACCACTTTCATATAAAGAGAAAGAAGAGGTGTATGATGTTTTTTACATGGTCGGTATTGGTATGTCTTTAAAAGAATTGCCAAAAACTTATAAGGAATGGTTAATAGCTCGTCAACAACATCTTGATGAGGACCTGACCAATAGTGACTATACTTTAGATCTTTTTAAACAGTATAAGAAACACTTAGGGAATTTTCGGTACAGCATTTTAATTGAAGGTCAAAAATTATTGGTGCCTGATAGGGTAAAGGAGTATTTGGACTTCAAACCCAACTCATTATTAAAACCTATTGTACCAATGTATAAATTAAGTAGGACAATCTCTTTTGATAAAATAATCAAATCTCTAATACTTCCTTCCAAATACAAGAAACAAATAAAGGATTTAGATGTTCCTACAAATTATCTAAATATTTAA
- a CDS encoding SRPBCC domain-containing protein, which translates to MEQPSKPEKITISAFIKAEKNKVWDYYTKPEHIINWNFASDDWYCPTAENDLKQGGKYKARMEAKDGSFGFDYEATYDQVIIENKLISKMPDGREVINTFEKHDDGTLVTTVFDAEFKNPIEMQRNGWQAILNSFKTYTETH; encoded by the coding sequence ATGGAACAACCATCGAAGCCTGAAAAAATTACTATTTCAGCATTTATTAAGGCTGAAAAAAATAAAGTATGGGATTATTACACAAAACCCGAACATATTATCAATTGGAATTTCGCTAGTGATGACTGGTATTGTCCTACAGCAGAAAACGACTTAAAGCAGGGAGGTAAATATAAAGCTCGGATGGAGGCTAAAGATGGGAGTTTCGGTTTTGATTATGAAGCTACTTATGACCAAGTAATTATAGAGAATAAACTAATTTCAAAAATGCCAGATGGTCGTGAAGTCATTAACACTTTTGAAAAACACGATGACGGCACATTAGTTACAACCGTTTTTGATGCTGAATTCAAAAACCCTATTGAAATGCAAAGGAATGGTTGGCAGGCAATTTTAAACAGTTTTAAAACCTACACTGAAACACATTGA
- a CDS encoding alkaline phosphatase family protein — MLIAKQRSFDRNYRILRFLMLLLAFLAFSSCSQKLRPTITKAPTENSKTALNQPYVLLISCDGFRWDYVDRFHPPNLSKFIKDGVHAESLIPSFPTKTFPNHYTIATGMYPDKHGIVNNHFYSYDHGRDYKVGDNDVVPDGKFYKGTPIWVQAAKHGMVTASYFFVGTEADIQGIYPTYYKPYNGRIKNEARVNQVIDWLNLPEKIRPHFISLYFSDLDGTGHRYGPNNDEKIKETLFRLDTVLGQLFIGIEKTNLPVNTIIVSDHGMIEVPYNHMIPITKIEDESKYKTYNVGTMASLHLKDLSQKQSIYNDLKSLEDHFKVYFTVDTPGFEYSPKNKNFGDIQLVTDTGYIFASKDLIDRAKAVKAFTGQHGYDPSLKEMHGIFYGNGPAFKQDFKINSIKNIHIYPLLCRILDLPIPKNIDGKFRNIKTVLK, encoded by the coding sequence ATGTTAATAGCTAAACAAAGATCTTTCGACAGGAATTATAGGATCCTTAGATTTCTAATGCTGCTTTTAGCATTTCTAGCTTTTTCCTCATGTAGTCAAAAATTAAGGCCTACAATCACTAAGGCTCCTACAGAAAATTCAAAAACAGCACTAAATCAACCTTATGTATTATTAATTTCTTGTGATGGTTTTCGATGGGATTATGTAGATCGTTTTCACCCCCCAAATCTTTCAAAATTTATCAAAGATGGTGTCCATGCGGAATCACTCATCCCATCCTTTCCCACAAAAACTTTCCCCAATCACTATACAATAGCTACTGGCATGTACCCAGACAAGCATGGCATAGTAAATAATCATTTCTATAGCTATGATCATGGAAGAGATTATAAGGTTGGGGATAATGACGTTGTACCCGACGGAAAATTTTACAAAGGAACCCCAATTTGGGTGCAAGCGGCAAAACATGGTATGGTCACGGCCAGTTATTTTTTTGTAGGAACTGAAGCGGACATACAAGGTATATACCCTACTTATTATAAACCTTATAATGGCCGAATAAAAAATGAGGCAAGGGTAAATCAGGTTATTGATTGGCTAAACCTTCCTGAGAAAATAAGACCACATTTTATATCGCTTTACTTTTCGGACTTAGATGGTACGGGTCACCGTTATGGCCCTAATAATGATGAAAAAATAAAGGAAACTCTTTTTCGATTAGATACAGTTCTGGGTCAACTGTTTATAGGAATTGAAAAAACAAATTTGCCAGTTAATACAATCATTGTTTCAGACCATGGCATGATAGAGGTGCCATATAATCATATGATTCCCATTACAAAAATTGAAGATGAATCTAAATACAAAACTTACAATGTCGGCACGATGGCTAGTCTTCACCTTAAGGATTTATCTCAAAAACAATCCATTTATAATGACCTTAAAAGTCTTGAAGACCACTTCAAAGTTTATTTTACTGTAGACACACCAGGTTTTGAATATTCACCAAAAAACAAAAATTTCGGTGATATACAATTAGTTACAGATACTGGTTATATTTTCGCTTCAAAAGATTTAATTGATAGAGCAAAAGCAGTTAAGGCATTTACAGGACAACATGGCTATGACCCGAGTTTAAAAGAAATGCATGGTATATTTTATGGCAATGGACCTGCTTTTAAGCAAGATTTCAAAATAAACTCAATTAAAAATATTCATATCTATCCGCTTTTGTGCCGCATTTTAGATTTGCCAATCCCAAAAAATATAGATGGTAAATTTCGCAACATTAAGACAGTACTAAAGTAG
- a CDS encoding trimeric intracellular cation channel family protein — MFFNVIDILGTIAFAISGVLVAMNKRMDLFGVVIIAFVTAVGGGTLRDLLIGQTPVAWMTDITYTYVILAAAVFAIVFQNKLNYLRTSLFLFDTIGIGLYTLVGLEKGLSAGLHPIICIFLGTMTASFGGVIRDILCNEIPVIFRKEIYATACILGGASYFILKQLPIDGNWVFIMAGSIVITIRLLAVKFKISLPNIYRNN; from the coding sequence ATGTTTTTCAATGTCATTGATATTTTAGGAACTATTGCTTTTGCAATTTCTGGTGTGTTGGTGGCCATGAATAAACGAATGGACCTGTTTGGTGTTGTAATTATAGCCTTTGTTACAGCAGTTGGGGGTGGTACTTTAAGAGATTTACTTATAGGCCAGACCCCCGTTGCATGGATGACGGACATTACTTACACTTATGTGATTTTAGCCGCTGCAGTTTTTGCTATTGTGTTTCAGAATAAACTAAATTATCTAAGAACATCTTTGTTTTTATTTGATACCATAGGTATTGGACTTTATACCTTGGTTGGTCTTGAAAAAGGACTTAGCGCTGGTTTGCATCCCATTATTTGTATTTTCTTAGGTACAATGACAGCTTCCTTCGGCGGCGTTATTCGTGATATATTGTGTAATGAAATTCCTGTTATTTTTAGAAAGGAAATTTATGCAACTGCATGTATTTTAGGAGGTGCTTCCTACTTTATCTTAAAACAATTGCCGATTGATGGTAATTGGGTATTTATAATGGCCGGGTCTATTGTAATAACGATAAGATTGTTAGCGGTAAAATTCAAAATTAGTTTGCCGAATATTTACAGGAATAACTAA